In Panacibacter microcysteis, the genomic stretch GATAGCGATCAGGGTTACGTCACCACGCTTTTTTCAGCAGCAGGGTTATAATGCACCTAAAGAGTCCGGGCTGCTTTACTGCGCCATACTTGTTCCTGTATCAGCATACTACACCAGACTGAAATAATGGCGATCACAATGCCGGCGGCAACATCTACCGGGAAATGTTGGGCAAGATAAATGCGTGAGTAACCAACACCTGCTGCATATAGAAACCCCACAGCAATCCACCATTTTTTAGGAATGAGTAAACAAAGCAAAAAATAAATACAAAACGCAGTACCTGTGTGGCCGGAAGGAAAGCTGCCAATGCTATGTACATCAACACCTGTTACAGTATGTATAAGAGAGATGTCTGCAATAGCCTTGGTAGGTCTTGGCTCACCGGGAAGAATAAAGTTTTTGATGCCCTGTATAAATATGGTAGATAAAGCAAATGCAGATAACAGCAATATAAAAGCGTCTTTTCTTTTAATGATAAACAGCGTGAGCAATAACGCAGGCAGCCATATAATGCCGTCACCACCAAATGTAAGCATACTAAATATCGTATCAGCTAATGGTCCTTCATCGCCGTTAAGCACAAGAAACAACTCATCCTTTCCCACGTTGTAGGAAAAGAAAAAAAGTACCAGTGCAAGTACGAGTGAAAAAACAGCTGCTGTAAAAAAATTTTGCCGGTTAAGGTGTTGTTTCATGTTTTAGAATAACTGTTGTAGGCAATTCAAAAATATCATGGTGTCTGGCAATCTCTTTTAGCGGTAAACCTTTCAGTGAATCAAGGTAATCTGTCCTGGTAATAATGATGGCATTAGAGGTGCTGTCCAGCCAGTGCAAAATAGTACCCCTGTCAAACGCCCGTGGAATATTTTTATCCAAATAAAAACGGTAGCCGGGGTTAAAAATATCATAGGCGTACACGTTCGGCGCATCTTTCACAAGATGGATTGTTTTACTCACCGGGTTCTGATTGTATAATGCCGGGTATGCAAAACACAAACCCCCGATATTCAGTACGGTAAACGATAAGAGTATGAATGCCGTTTTTTGTTGCCACCTCGCCGCTATTACGGCGGGTATCATCAGCAGGCCCGCCGGCAAAATAAAGAACGGAAGACTCGTAGCAAGCTGTGCAGCTTCGCCTTCGGCCTTAATGGCAAAATAGGCCGCAACAGGCAGCGCAAGCGTAAAAACCAACAGTATGTATACGGGGTACTTTTTGGAAATAATATCCCTGTTTAGCAGCCTTGATAAAAAGCTGCCTAACACAACCGCCGCAAAAGGATAACAGGGCATGGGGTAATTGGGCAGCCTGGTGCTGGAGATACTGAAGAAAACAACAAATATTATCGTTACAAGAGCACCAAATCTTGTTACAGGGTGTTGAAATACTTTTCGTCTTTGTTTAATGGCTTCGCCAATAAAAGACATAAATGGCAGCAAGCCAATAAGCACGAATAATAATGTAACCAGGAAAAAGCCGCCATGCCCTTCCTGCGGATCAGAAAAACGGTTTAGGTTGTTGTCAATAAAAAAGCCTTTGGTCCATGCGCCATCAGTGGCTTTGTCAACAGCATAATACCACGGCACTGCAATTGCCAGTAAAAGCATACCGGCCGGTATAAGATGCCAGGTAAAAATGGTGCCCCACTTCTTTGACAATAGCACCCATAATAAAATACAGAGGCCTGGCAATGCAAGTGCTACAGGTCCTTTTGCGAGTATAGCTAACCCGAGTGCAGCGGCAGCTACATACAATTGCCGTGCATTCCCTTCCTGTAGCCACGTAAACGCACTAAAAAGCCCAAGCGTTATAAAGCAGATCAGGTAGGGGTCGGGCACACTAAGCCTGAATTCGAACAGGAAATGTGTGCTGGCTACCAATACAAGCGTAGTACAAAATGCCACGTGGCGGTTGTATAAGCGTTTGGTATAATAGAACGTAACAAAAACGGTAAGCACACCCATGATTACCGAAAAGAACCTGGCAGCAAACTCACTTACACCAAAAATGTTGTAAGCAGCAATCATAAAGAAATAATGCAGCGGAGGTTTATCTGTTCTCAGCTCACCATTAAATGTCGGTACTATCCAGTTTTTCGATAGCATCATTTCCCGGGCGCACTGTGCATTTTTCGCTTCATCCAGGATGTAAATAGGTGTTGCACCTAACCTGAACAACAAAACGAAAAGGAGTATAAAGAAAAGCAAATACGTATATGCCGGTCTGTATGCTGATTGATTGATCAAAATAAAT encodes the following:
- a CDS encoding ArnT family glycosyltransferase is translated as MINQSAYRPAYTYLLFFILLFVLLFRLGATPIYILDEAKNAQCAREMMLSKNWIVPTFNGELRTDKPPLHYFFMIAAYNIFGVSEFAARFFSVIMGVLTVFVTFYYTKRLYNRHVAFCTTLVLVASTHFLFEFRLSVPDPYLICFITLGLFSAFTWLQEGNARQLYVAAAALGLAILAKGPVALALPGLCILLWVLLSKKWGTIFTWHLIPAGMLLLAIAVPWYYAVDKATDGAWTKGFFIDNNLNRFSDPQEGHGGFFLVTLLFVLIGLLPFMSFIGEAIKQRRKVFQHPVTRFGALVTIIFVVFFSISSTRLPNYPMPCYPFAAVVLGSFLSRLLNRDIISKKYPVYILLVFTLALPVAAYFAIKAEGEAAQLATSLPFFILPAGLLMIPAVIAARWQQKTAFILLSFTVLNIGGLCFAYPALYNQNPVSKTIHLVKDAPNVYAYDIFNPGYRFYLDKNIPRAFDRGTILHWLDSTSNAIIITRTDYLDSLKGLPLKEIARHHDIFELPTTVILKHETTP
- a CDS encoding phosphatase PAP2 family protein, with protein sequence MKQHLNRQNFFTAAVFSLVLALVLFFFSYNVGKDELFLVLNGDEGPLADTIFSMLTFGGDGIIWLPALLLTLFIIKRKDAFILLLSAFALSTIFIQGIKNFILPGEPRPTKAIADISLIHTVTGVDVHSIGSFPSGHTGTAFCIYFLLCLLIPKKWWIAVGFLYAAGVGYSRIYLAQHFPVDVAAGIVIAIISVWCSMLIQEQVWRSKAARTL